The Stygiolobus azoricus genome window below encodes:
- the udg gene encoding type-4 uracil-DNA glycosylase: MDLQEIAEQVRNCRKCDLWKTRKNAVPGEGNPHAEIMFVGEAPGENEDIEGKPFVGAAGKLLTKLITEVLGLKREDVFITNIVKCRPPQNRDPTEEEIIACSPYLRLQIDIIKPKLIVTLGRHSTSYLFSLIGKSFSSITRVRGKEFEWKKDDNTIIKVFPTYHPAAALYNPNLRKTLEDDFRKIKSILTNTTSSKRVTLEYFMGGENRPRDKEEESNSHGVQ; the protein is encoded by the coding sequence GTGGATTTACAGGAGATTGCCGAACAAGTTAGAAACTGTAGAAAATGCGACTTGTGGAAGACTAGGAAGAATGCTGTACCAGGAGAGGGAAATCCGCACGCTGAAATAATGTTCGTAGGTGAGGCCCCTGGTGAAAATGAGGATATTGAAGGTAAACCCTTCGTCGGTGCTGCTGGTAAATTGCTGACCAAATTAATCACAGAGGTTTTGGGATTAAAGAGAGAAGACGTTTTCATTACGAACATAGTGAAATGCAGACCTCCTCAGAATAGAGATCCTACAGAAGAGGAAATAATTGCTTGCAGTCCTTATCTAAGATTGCAAATCGATATTATAAAACCTAAACTGATCGTTACTTTAGGTAGGCATTCTACTTCTTATTTGTTCTCTCTCATAGGGAAGTCTTTCAGTTCTATAACTAGAGTTAGAGGTAAAGAATTTGAGTGGAAAAAAGACGATAATACTATAATCAAGGTTTTCCCTACATATCATCCTGCCGCTGCCCTTTACAATCCCAACTTGAGGAAGACTCTTGAGGATGACTTCAGAAAGATTAAGAGTATTCTGACTAACACAACAAGCTCAAAAAGGGTTACACTGGAATATTTTATGGGTGGAGAAAATAGACCTAGGGATAAAGAAGAAGAAAGTAATAGTCACGGCGTCCAGTAA